A window of Lysobacter sp. TY2-98 genomic DNA:
GATCCATTGGCTTGCCGACCCCACATGCCGAAGTGTGCCACGTGAGCTGATTGCGAGCTGCGGCCGTGAGCAGAGTGATGCGGACCGCACTCTGCGAGAGCTAAAGGTCAACCCAAGCCGGGCGGAGCAGGGCAGTAGCGAGCAGCCATCTTGGAGCGCGCTCGGCGGGGAGCCAGAGTGTCCGCAATGCGGCCATGAACGCGACGACGAGGTTGGAACCAATTCGCCGGAACCAATTCAAGAAGCGATGTGCTTCCCAGTGTGAGCGCTAACACCTGAGTTAAGCCGCGCCGCGAAGCGGCGTCGGCTTGGACGAATTGTTAGGGGGCAAGCCCCGCCTCTGCGTGTACATGGTACGGCGGCTGCTTGACTCGGATGGCCTCGGGCACAGGCTCCGAATTGGAATTGCAGTCAATTTCGACGAACGAGAGGTTTCCGGCCGCATCCGAGAAGAGCACGATCTCGAGAGACTTTCCGGAGGGCTCAAGGCACAGGGCGCTTTGGAAGAACGCCCCACCGCCTCGGCCGGGCAACGCGAGCGGCGCGAGACCCGCTTCGGCAGGAACGGCAACCGCAAAGCTGTTGCACCCGCACTCGCAGAACTCAGAGAACCACGCGGCACCGAGCTGCGCTGCTAGCCGTGCCGGCTGCGGGAACCCAGCGTGAGTGACAAGGAACTCTTTCCAGAACTCCAGCCGCTGAGCATCCACCGCTGCCCCCTAACACCTGAGTTAAGCCGCGCCGCGAAGCGGCGTCGGCTTGGACGAATTGTTAGGCAGTGTACCCAAGCGCCGCCATGACGATGGAGACAACAAAGAGCAGCGCCACCGGCACGACGCCGAATAGCGCGGCAAGCCATAGGGCCAGGCGCCGAAACGGCGCCACTATTGCAGCAGCCAAGAGCCCCGCGCCCACGCAATATGGCAGTGCTCCGCGGGCGAACATGTTGGAGAGCGACGGACCTGTGCTTCCGAGTAGAGCGAGGCTGACGCCCCAAATTGCTACCGGCACTGAAGTGAAGCCGACGAACGCGCCTAACGCGCAGTGGCGAACACGCATGGCGGGGCCGACCACGCTGCGCACCTCAGAAGACGGCGCTTGGTACAAATCTCGGTCCACTGCCTAACACCTGAGTTAAGCCGCGCCGCGAAGCGGCGTCGGCTTGGACGAATTGTTAGGCGCCCGCCGCGCCGCTCGCTTCCCTTGAACGTGGACATTTTGTGGTGTTCGTTGGAGGAACAGCCTGCCGCAATTTTGGATCAAAAGCGTATTCCTCGGACGCTTCACTTGGCGGCCTTCCCCAAGAGACCTTGAGTCTGGTGCCGGCGACGGACCATTTGCCGCGAAAGGTCTCGCTGCTGATCAGATAATTGTCGCGAATGGTGACCAGCGCTACTCCATTCTTCAGAAACGCAAACTCGCCCTCCCAGTCGCCGACTTGGTAGCAGAGAGGCGTGAGCGATGACCCCCGCGCCAAAGCGCTAGGGCCCGGAGCTAGCGAGACGGCTACAACTGCGAGCAACCACGCGACGGACTTCATACGCCTAACACCTGAGTTAAGCCGCGCTGCGTAGTAGAGGTAAACATAGGGCAAGCTTTATCTGCCCTATGTTTGCCGGAACGAAGCGGCGTCGGCTTGAACGAATCGTTAGGCCCCGCCCAAGTTCGACAACTCTGCCAGCGGACGCCCAACTGCCAGCCGCGATAGTACGACGGCCCGTGGTAAGGATGCTGCGGCCCGCACGCGACCGAAGGTGAAACCGACGAGCGCGAGGCGTGGACGCCGAACTGGCCGTGAGCGACGCGGCGGGACCAGTGAGCGCAACGGGGACGCGCTTGCTCAAGTGCAACATGGAGCTGCCACCCGCGAGCCGAAGAACTTGGTGCTCGATCAACCGGGCTTTGCCGGTGAACTACACGCTGCGTGGAACCGCAGTGCGGGGCCTAACACCTGAGTTAAGCCGCGCCACGAAGTGGCGTCGGCTTGGACGAATTGTTAGCTGCCAGACGACAGCAGCGGGTTGCGCTCATCGAAGCCGGCTGAGAGGTCGGGCATTTCACCGGCGAAGAAGCCCTCAAACACCAACTGAAACCGCTCTTTAGCCTCGTAGAGCTTCTCGGGCTCCATGTTTTTGATTGTGTAGACATCGTTCGGATCGAGGTGTGCAGCTAAGAGGCTGAAAGTAGCGCTGAAGAGCCGAAATGCTCGCCGGCGTAGCTCCGGATCGGAGCCGACCGCGCCGACAAGTTGAAACAGCGCCCATTCCACTTTCCAGTACTCGTCCTGTGACCAGGTTGCATCCTCGTATAGGCATGCCCTGAAGGAAGTTTCGTCGAACTCGCCGGACCACGGGTGGTTTCTCGCAATTACCGTGTAGGCATCCATGGCAGCTAACACCTGAGTTAAGCCGCGCCGCGAAGCGGCGTCGGCTTGGACGAATTGTTAGGCCAAGCTTGAACGGGCCGAGGGCAGTGAGCAACCGGGCGCGAGATGACGCCCGAAGCGAGGGCCGCGATCAGGAGCTTGGACACGCGACGGCGAGCTTTTCCGCGTTGCCCCGAAGCCGAGGCGCGTTCTACCCGTGAGCCGGAAATACGGTTGGGGGCGAGTCGGTACTTTAGGGAGAATCGGTGTCCGACCGCGCACGACTCGGACAGCGAGGAAACGGTTGCGGCAGAGCGAGCGCGGCCAGACGTTTCCGGAGCGAGCGTTGCAACGCGAATTAGTTGCCGAAGCA
This region includes:
- a CDS encoding Imm41 family immunity protein; translated protein: MDAYTVIARNHPWSGEFDETSFRACLYEDATWSQDEYWKVEWALFQLVGAVGSDPELRRRAFRLFSATFSLLAAHLDPNDVYTIKNMEPEKLYEAKERFQLVFEGFFAGEMPDLSAGFDERNPLLSSGS